The genomic DNA GCGTGTCGTCGAAGAGGCGCTGCGGCGCGAACTCGCCGATGTCGGCGCCACCGTCTTCGCCTCCGACGTCATGTCGGGCCGCCACGAACGCGCCGAGGCGCGCCTCTTCGCCAGCTGACCATCCACCCCACCGGACAAGGGAGCACCATGGACGACAACGTACTGAGGGTCGGCGTCGGCGGACCGGTCGGCTCGGGCAAGACCGCCCTCATCGAGGCGCTGGTGCCCGTGCTCATCGCCCGGGGCCACCGTCCCTCCGTCATCACCAATGACATCTACACCCAGGAGGACGCCCAGCACATCCGCCGCACGCTCGACGGGATCCTGGAACCGGAGCGGGTGGTCGGTGTCGAGACGGGCGCCTGTCCGCACACGGCCGTCCGCGACGACCCGACGATGAATCTGGCGGCGGGTGCCGAGATGCTGGAGCGGTTCCCGGACACCGACACGCTGTTGTACGAGTCCGGCGGCGACAACCTCACACTGACGTTCAGCCCGGCCCTCGTCGATCTCTTCCTGTTCGTCCTGGACACCGCCGAGGGCGAGAAGATGCCGCGTAAGCGGGGCCCCGGTATCACCGATTCCGATCTGCTCGTCATCAACAAGATCGATATCGCGAAGTATGTGCGCACGGACATCGGGATCATGGAGTCCGACGCCCACCGGGTCCGTGACAACCGCCCCGTCGTCCTCACCGACTGTCTCACCGGCATCGGTATCGAGGACATCGCGGGCTATCTGGAATCCCGCCGCAAGGTGCTGATCTGACATGCCGCCCGCCCCCGTACCCCCCATGGCGCCGCGGTCCGCCACGGACCGGCTCGCGCCGGGGTACTACACGGCGGCGCGCGTCCCCCCGGAGGTGGGGGAGCTGGCGTCCCTGCCCGATACGCTCGCCCCCGGCTCACCGGCGAAGGTCGGCATCCTGGACCTGGGCTTCGCCGTCCGGGGCGGGCGCACGGAGCTGGTCGAGCGCTACCAGAAGACGCCGTTGCAGATCATGCGGCCGTTGTGGATCGATCCGGCGCTGCCCGGGATGAGTTACGTGTATCTGATGGCCACCGGCGGCGGGATCGCCCAGGCCGACCGCTACCGGATGGACTTCCGCTGCGGCCCCGGCACCCAGGTGCATCTGACCACCCAGGCGGCGAGCAAGATCTTCCGGATGGAGCACGACTACGCGAGCCAGCGCGTGCACATCACGGCGGCGGAGGGCTCCTACGTCGAATACCTCCCCGACCCGCTGATCCCGTTCAGGGACGCCCGGTTCTACCAGCACACCGACGTGACCGTCGCGCCCGGTGCCACCGTCGTCCTCGGCGACACCGTCACCGCCGGGCGGCTCGCCCGCGGCGAGCGTCACGACTACCGGGTGCTCGCCACGGACCTGCGCATCCGCCGCCCCGACGGCACCCTGCTGGCCATCGACACCCTGCGGCTGGCGCCGGGCGGCGGCCGGGGCCGGGCGGAGGTCCTGGGGCCCGGGGTGTTCGCCGGGCACGATCATGTGGCCTCGCTCTATGTCGTCACCGACCGCAGACCCGCGGCCGAGGTCGCCGACACCCTGCACCACGCACTGGCGGAACGCGGACTGCTGTACGGCGTCAGCGTGCTGCCGCGGGAGTGCGGCGCCTGGGTACGGCTCCTCGACGACAGCCCGGTCCGGGTCGCCGCCGCGAAGGACGCCGCCTGGGACGCCGTACGCCGTCTGCTCACCGGCCACCCGGCCCCCGACCTGCGTAAAGCCTAGTCCGTCTCCGGAAGAACCCGCCCGGCCCACGAACGCTCCCACCCCCTCCCCCACGAGGTGTCCCTCGATGATCACCGCCCCCGCGCCGATGCCCCCCGCGTACGACTCCGGCGACACCGCCTGGCTGCTCGCCTCCACCGCGATGGTGCTGCTGATGACGCCGGGACTGGCGTTCTTCTACGGCGGTATGGTGCGCACCAAACACATCCTGATGATGATCAAGATGAGTTTCGCCGCGCTCGCCTTCGGCACCATCGTCTGGTGGGTGATCGGCTACACACTCGCCTTCGGCCCCGATGTCGGAGGAGCGGGAGTGATCGGCGATCTCGACCATGTGTTCATGCGCGGGATCGAACTGAACACCCTCACCGGTCACATCCCCACGTACGTCTACAGCACCTTCCAGATGGGCTTCGCCATCATCACCGTCGCGCTGATCAGCGGCTCGATCGCCGACCGCGCCACGATGAAGGGCTGGCTCGTCTTCGTCGTCCTGTGGCTGCTCATCGTCTACATCCCGGTCGCGCACTGGGTGTTCGACCAGGACGGCTGGATCGTGAAGCATCTGGGGGCACTCGACTTCGCCGGCGGTCTGCCGGTGGAGCTGAATTCCGGTGTCGCGGGGCTCGCGGTGGCACTGGTACTGCGCGCACCGCGCGACTTCGCACGCCGCGAGGAGCAGCCGAACAACATCCCGCTCGTCGTCGTCGGTGTCGCACTCCTCTGGTTCGGGTGGTTCGGCTTCAACTCCGGCTCCGCGCTCTCCGACCAGGGCACCGCGGCGGCCGCCTTCCTGAACACCCAGCTCGGCGCGGCGGGTGCCATGGTCATTTGGCCGCTGGTGGAGAGGTGGCGCACCGGCCGGGTCACCACCATGGGTGTCGTCTCCTCCGCCGTCGCGGGCATGGTCGCCATCACCCCGGCCTGCGGGGAGATCAACACCCTCGGAGCCGTCATCACCGGTCTGGTCGTCGGCGCCGTCTGCGCCTTCGCCATCACGCTGAAGTACCGCTTCGGCGTGGACGACACCCTGGACGTCGTCGGTGTGCACGGGGTGGGCGGTCTGATCGGTCTGATCATGGTCGGGCTGTTCGCCACCGCGCGGATCAGCGGCAAGGAGGGGCTGTTCTACGGCGGCGGCTGGGGGCTGCTGGGCAAGCAGCTCGTCGCCATCGTCTCGGTGATCGCGTTCTCCTTCGTCCTCACCTGGATCATCGCGAAGGCGGTGGACCTGACCGTCGGATTCCGTGCCCGCGACGAGTACGGCAGTGTGCCGGGCGAAGAGGTGGAGCGGGCCTACGACTTCCGGACCGCCGAGCGGCTGGGCGCGCTGGTCCAGGGCAGGGAAGGCACCAGCGACTCCGAACTCGTGGAGCAGATCGGCCGGTTGCTGAAGTCCCGCGAGGATGCCAAGTAGCGCGGACGGCCGAGCGCCCGGAAGCGGGCGGCAGGGGACCGGGAGCGCGTGTCCGGGCCGGTGGCAGGCCCCGGCCCGGACGCGTCATGTCGTCGGCGACCGGATGACGCTCCTCGGGGACGACCGGCCGCTCAGCCGGCGCACCACGGGCGGCCCACTCGTGATCGATGTGCCCGCGGCGGCGCGCCGGACGGGGGAGCGCGCCTGGGTGTTCACGGTCGCCTGGTCGTCCTGCGCGGCACCGGCCGGGCCATCGGCCGCATGAACTCCCGTACGTAGGTCCGGTGCCACCAGCGTCCGGTGGCCCGCAGTTCGCGCCAGTCGGTGTACCGGTAGTGGTACACCCTGGCGCGGACGTGCGCGGGCGGTGTGCCGGGGAACGGATTGTGCCGCAGCAGCCGGAGCGTGTCGCGGTCGTTCCTCAGGAGCCGCTCGGCGAACGGCCCGAACCACGGACGGGCGTAGGCGGGGGAGAGGGCCGCGAACCACATCATCCAGTCGAGCCGCAGGTGATAGGGGGCGAACTGCCGTGCCGCACGGCGCGGATCGCCCGGCTTGCCGCGGAAGCCGTACTCCCGCCAGTGCGCCCCGTCGTGGGCGACCGGATCGGCCGTCCCCTCCACCACGACTTCGAGCCGGAGCCTGCTGATGCTGCCGAACGCCCCGTAGGTATTGACCAGATGCAGGGGATCGAAGGACCGGTTCATCACCTGACGGCGGGAGAGCAGATTGCGCGCCGGGCGGTAGCTGAGGACCAGGATCAGCGCGGTGACCGCGATGACGGCCACCTCGTACCAGAGCGGCGGCGCCGACAGCGCGGGAGGCCGGCCGCCGATCGGACGCCAGTCGACCGCGGAGAGGGCGAGAGTGATCGTCAGCCAGTTCAGCCAGGCGAAGTTCCCGGACAGGACCAGCCACAGCTGGGTGATGACCATCAGCCCCGCGGCCGCGCTCGCCACCGGCTGCGGGGTGAACAGGAGGAAGGGGACCAGAAGCTGGGTGACATGGTTGGCGGCCGCCTCGACCCTGTGCACCGGTCTCGGCAGACGGTGGAAGAACCAGCTCAGCGGCCCCGGCATCGGCTGGGTCTCGTGGTGGAAGTCCAGACAGGTCAGCCGCCGCCAGCACGCGTCGCCCCGGATCTTGATGAGCCCGGCACCGAACTCCACCCGGAAGAGCAGCCAGCGCAGCAGCCACAGCACCAGCACCGGCGGCGTGGTGTCCCCGGTACCGAGAAAGACGGCGAGGAACCCCGTCTCCAGCAGCAGGGACTCCCAGCCGAAGCCGTACCAGACCTGGCCGACCTGGACGATCGACAGGTACAGCACCCATGGCAGAGCCCAGAGCAGCATCCCGCCCCACAGCGGAAGGTGTCCGTCGAGTCCGGCGATCAGGGCCACCGAGATGGCGCAGCCGCTCCAGGCGACGGCGGCGAAGAACCGGTCGGAGTAGTGGAGCCGGAAGAGACCGGGAGCCTCCCGCCAGTGAGTGCGCCGCAGCAGCTCCGGTACGGGCAGCATGCCGCGCTCGCCGATCAGCGCACGGAACTGGAGCGCGGCGGCGAGGAAGGCGACCAGATAGACCACGGCCAGTGCCCGCTGGAAGATCAGCCTGCTGAGCCAGTAGCCGTCTGCGGTGAACCACTCCATCCCTCCCAGTATCGGCCAGGGTTCAGCTCACGGCCACGATTCGGCGCAGGGTCCGGCCCAGCCTCCGCGCGTACCAGAGCTGTACGGGCGGCACGAGCGGCCCGGCGAGCCGGGCGTACCAGCTCGCCGGGCGGGAGAACGCCATGACCGTGAACCAGACCGTGCCGTCGTCCGCCAGATCCACCACGAAACACTCCTCGCCGCGTTCGGGATGCCGCTCCAGCGTCCCGTAGCCGAAGCCGGTGCGGTCCTTCTCGTACGCGGTCCAGACCACCTCGCACGGGGCGGTGAACCGGACGGGGCCGAGCCCCAGCGACACCTGGACGCCGCCGCCCGCCTCCGCCCGTGCCGCCGAGGCGTTCACCCGGGCGCCCGAGGTGCGGTGCATCCGCCACTCCGTGACCGCGGCGCCCGCGGCCCGGAAGTCGGACCGGCCCCGGCCCACCCGGGTGCGGTGGTGGAGATGGTGGTAGCCGCTCGGGAGCGGGCCGAGCCGGGTGGCCCCGACCTCCGGGTAGGTGAACGTCGTCATGCGGTCCCGCCTTCCGGGTGGGCGGCGCCCCGGACACGGCGCCGGGCAGCCCCTTTGAACATGTTCAACAGCTGGGTCGAGAGTAGGGCTTTCCTTGAACGCGTTCAAGACGCTGGGTGGTACGTCGTGTGCGCCATGTGCCCCATGCCGGCTTGCGGGCGGGCGTGACGTGCCCAAGAGATGGGAGTCGCCCATCCGCCCGATGTGAACAGGCAGGTCGACGTGGCCAGACAGACTGACACAGGCCGGCAGGCGCCGCCCGGTCCGGCCTCCCGGCATCTGCGGCGCGCGATGCTCGCCGCGCTGTCCGCCGGAGTCCTGTTCGCCGCGGGCTGCGGCGACGGCGGCGACGGGGCGGCGCGCGGTACCCCCGGCACCGCCGAGGCCGCGGAGGTCCTTCTCCAGCCGGTGGCGGTGGCGGGACCGGCTCCGTTCACCGGGTCGACGGCGAGGCCCGCGCCCGCGCCGTCCGTCACCGCGAAGTCGACCGCCAGGCCCCCGGGCGACGTCCGGAGGGCGCGGGCCGTGTCCGGGGCGGCCCCGGGACTCTACGGCGGCACCCGCTCCGCCGCGGCCTGCGACGTCGAACAGCAGATCCGCTTCCTGACCACCGACCGGGCCAAGGGGCGCGCCTTCGCCGGGGCCGCGGGCATCGAGCCGGTACAGATCCCCGGGTACCTGAGATCGCTGACCCCCGTCGTTCTGCGGGCCGATGTCCAGGTGACCAGCCACGGCTACGAGGCGGGCGCGGCCACCAGCTTCCAGTCCCTGCTCCAGTCGGGCACCGCCGTCATGGTCGACAGCAGGGGCCTGCCGCGGGTCCGCTGCGCCTGCGGCAACCCGCTGGACCCGCCCGTCGTCGCGAAGGGCCGGGTCGCGCACCGCGGCGAGCCCTGGGCGGGCCACGACCCGTCCCGGGTCACGGTCATCCGCTCCAGCGCGCAGGTGATCACCCATCTGGTCATCGTCGATGTCGCGGACAACACCTGGATCGAGCGGCCCATGGGTGACGGCGGAGGCCGGGACAAGGTTCCGGACGTCCCGCCGCCGTTCGAGCCGGGCGACGACATCCTGCCACCGTCGCGCCCGGCGGACCCGTCCGGTTCCGCCGACCCCACGCCCTCCGGCGGGACGGGGCGTACGGACTGTCCGGCGCCGGCCCGGCCGGGCCGTGACGCAGGGACCGCGGCACCCACGGGATGCCCGACGGGCGGTGACGGCGACCCGGACCGGGACCCCGTGACGCCCGGCATGCCCACGGACACCCCCACCGACCTGCCGCCCGACGGCCCCGGTGACCCCGACCCCGGCCACCCGGCCGATCCCGTCCACCCGGACGGGTACCCGGACGGACCGGCCCCGGTCCTTCCCGACGGACCCGCCGAGCCGGCCGCCCCCGAGCCCTTCGCGGGCTGAGCGGGGCCGGGTGCGGGTGCGGGGCGGGTGCGGCGGCGGGCTGCGGGCGAGGGTGGGGAGCAGGGGCGTGGGAACGCTCGAAGAATCGGACAAATGATGGCAGAGTGACCCACATGGATGATCGGGTAGCGGGTGCCCTGTCACTCCCCGACGACTGGCCCGCCCACCCGGACCTCAGCCTCGCCCTGAACCGTATGGGCAGCTTCGACTGGGATCTGGACAGCGGCCTGATGCACATGGACCGGCCCGCCCTCGACGTGTTCGACCTGAGCCCCGAGGAGTACGACGACCGGCCGGAGTCGCTCGCCGTGCGCGTACCGACGGACGAGGGCATCCGGCTGGACAGCATGGTCTCGCAGGCGCTGAAGAGCGGGTCCGCCAACTACGGCGTGTACTTCCGTATCCAGCGGCGCGACGGGACCCTGCGCTGGACCCATACCCAGGGCTTCGTCCGGCGGGACCCCACCGGCCGGCCCCGTCGCATCATCGGAATCGTCCGCGACGCCACCCAGGAGCTGGCCGACTCGACCGCCCGGCTGGAAGTGGACCAGGACCGCCGGCGCCGCACCAGTCTGGTGGAGGGCACCACGGCGGCCCTGGCGCACGCCCGTACCGTCAAGGACGTCATCGACGTGCTCAACAACTCCCAGGGGCTCGCGCACCTCGGTGCGACCAGCCTCGTCGTGGGGCTGCTGGAGGCGGGGCGCATCCATCTCGTGGCCGACGGGCCCGACGGGGCGTATGTGCCGGGCACCCGGTACACCCGGACGGACGAGCCGTACCCCATGAGTGAGGTGGTCCGCACGCTCACGCCGCGCTTCATCGAGTCCGCCGAGGACTTCGCCGCCTCGTACCCCCTCCTGTGGCCCAGCATCAGCCACCTCGGCATCACCTCCGCCGCCTATCTGCCACTGATCGCCCAGGCCCGCCCGATCGGCGCCCTCGGGCTGCTCTACGGGGACAAGGAGGGCTTCACCGCCGATGAACGCAATCTGATGGTGGCGCTCGGCAGCTCGATCGCGCAGAGCCTCCAGCGCGCGATGCTCTACGAGCAGGAGCACGACCTCGCCGAGGGGCTCCAGCAGGCGATGCTGCCGCGCCGTATCCCCGAGGTGCCCGGGGCGCAGGTCGCCGTCCGCTACCGCTCGGCCCGCCTGGCGCGCGACATCGGCGGCGACTGGTACGACATCATTCCGCTGCCCGGCGGCCGGGTCGGCGCCGTCATCGGAGACGTACAGGGCCATGACACCCACGCGGCGGCCGTCATGGGGCAGCTCCGGATCGTGCTGCGCGCCTACGCGGCCGAGGGGCACAGCCCGGCCACCGTGATGGCGCGGGCCTCCGTCTTCCTCCATGAGCTCGACACCGACCGGTTCGCCACCTGCAGTTACGCCGAGGCCGATCTGACCACCGGAGTCGTGCAACTGGTCCGGGCCGGGCACGTCGACCCGCTGGTGCGGGACGCGGACGGCAGCTGCCGCAGACTGCCGGTCGAGGGCGGGCTGCCGCTCGGCCTCTCGGCCGAGTTCGGCCGGCTGGAGTACCCGGTCAGCACCGTCGAGCTGGACCCCGGCCAGACGCTGGTGCTCTACACCGACGGCCTGGTGGAAATGCCGGGTACCGATCTGGACGAGGGCATGCAGCTGCTGACCGCCATGGTGACGAACGGCCCGCAGCACCTGCAGACGCTGGCCGACCAGCTCTGCGAAGCCGTCGACGAACGGGGCGGCGAGGACGATGTCGCGGTGCTGCTCCTGCGCCGCAGGGCCGCCGACGCACCGCAGCCCGGCGGCCGGCTCCAGCAGCACGTCGCGCAGAACGACCCGGAGGCGCTGAGCTCCTCCCGGCACATGCTCAGGGCGGCGGTACGGGCATGGGGTGCCAAGGACCGCGCGGACGAGATCGAACTGGCCGCCGACGAGCTGATCACCAACGCGCTGATGCACACCGACGGCGGGGCCATCGTCACGATCCGGGTCCTCGCCGGGCCCGAGCGGCGGCTGCGCGTCGATGTCGAGGACCGCTCCAGCGCTCTGCCGCGGCGCAGGGACGCGGGGGAGTCGGGAGTCTCCGGGCGCGGCCTGATGCTCGTGGACCGGCTGGCCGACGTCTGGGGCGTGGAGTCCCGGGGCAACGGCAAGTGCGTGTGGTGCGAGTTCCTCATCCCTGAGCGGCTGTGAGGCGGCGTCCCGTGAGCCGCTGAGGCACCTCGCCCAAGAGGCCCGGCCCGCGTGCGCGTGACGGGTCCCCGGCGGAGAATGATCCGTACTGCAAGGTAACAATACGTAACAAGTCTGTCCTTGACCGTAATCGACCGCAAGGGATTGACTGCGGCCGTACGGCGGTTCTGCCTTCGATGACATGAGGACCCGTTGGGCACCGAGCTTCTGGCCCCTCTCGATCTGGCTTTCTGGCACTTCGAATCCGCGTCCCACCCGATGCATCTCGGCGCGCTCGCCGTCTTCTCGCCGTCCCCCGGCGTCACCCCGCAGGACATCCTGGGGCTGCTCGGCGACCGGGCCGCCGCGATTCCCCGGCTGAGGATGTGCGTACGGGACGTGCTGCTGCCGGTCGGCGGCTGCGCCTGGGCCGTGGACAAGAACTTCGATGTCCACCGCCACGTCAGGCGGCTGGTCCTGGCCGAGGGCGACTTCATGGAGCAGACGACCCGGCTGGCCGGGGAGCTGATGGAGCAGCCGCTCGGAAGGGGGCTGCCGCCCTGGCGGATGTACCTCATCGGGGGTGCCGGCGGCGGGCCGTTCGCCGTACTGGTGAAGCTGCACCACGCGCTCGCCGACGGGATGCGCGCCGTCGCCATCGGCGCCGGGATCTTCGACGAGATCGCGGCCGTCACCGGCGGCCGGGGCGCGGCCCGCCGCGCCCCCGTACCGCCGCGCTCGTGGCTGCCGGACCCCCGTGACGTGGTGGGTACGGCGCTGGGGCGGATCGGTGAGGTCGGCCGGGCGCTCGGCGTGGGAGCCTCCGTCGTCCGGGCGGGGCGCTTCGGTCCGCGGGGTGCGACCGCGCTCACCGCGCCCTCCAGCGGCACCCGGCGGATCGCCACCGCGGAGCTCGACGCCGCCGCGGTCCGACGGATCCGCCGGGCCGAGGGCGGCACGGCCAACGACGTCCTGCTCGCCGTGGTGGCCGGGGCGCTGCGGCGCTGGATGCTGGAGCG from Streptomyces sp. NBC_00654 includes the following:
- the ureG gene encoding urease accessory protein UreG, which encodes MDDNVLRVGVGGPVGSGKTALIEALVPVLIARGHRPSVITNDIYTQEDAQHIRRTLDGILEPERVVGVETGACPHTAVRDDPTMNLAAGAEMLERFPDTDTLLYESGGDNLTLTFSPALVDLFLFVLDTAEGEKMPRKRGPGITDSDLLVINKIDIAKYVRTDIGIMESDAHRVRDNRPVVLTDCLTGIGIEDIAGYLESRRKVLI
- a CDS encoding urease accessory protein UreD, whose protein sequence is MPPAPVPPMAPRSATDRLAPGYYTAARVPPEVGELASLPDTLAPGSPAKVGILDLGFAVRGGRTELVERYQKTPLQIMRPLWIDPALPGMSYVYLMATGGGIAQADRYRMDFRCGPGTQVHLTTQAASKIFRMEHDYASQRVHITAAEGSYVEYLPDPLIPFRDARFYQHTDVTVAPGATVVLGDTVTAGRLARGERHDYRVLATDLRIRRPDGTLLAIDTLRLAPGGGRGRAEVLGPGVFAGHDHVASLYVVTDRRPAAEVADTLHHALAERGLLYGVSVLPRECGAWVRLLDDSPVRVAAAKDAAWDAVRRLLTGHPAPDLRKA
- a CDS encoding ammonium transporter → MITAPAPMPPAYDSGDTAWLLASTAMVLLMTPGLAFFYGGMVRTKHILMMIKMSFAALAFGTIVWWVIGYTLAFGPDVGGAGVIGDLDHVFMRGIELNTLTGHIPTYVYSTFQMGFAIITVALISGSIADRATMKGWLVFVVLWLLIVYIPVAHWVFDQDGWIVKHLGALDFAGGLPVELNSGVAGLAVALVLRAPRDFARREEQPNNIPLVVVGVALLWFGWFGFNSGSALSDQGTAAAAFLNTQLGAAGAMVIWPLVERWRTGRVTTMGVVSSAVAGMVAITPACGEINTLGAVITGLVVGAVCAFAITLKYRFGVDDTLDVVGVHGVGGLIGLIMVGLFATARISGKEGLFYGGGWGLLGKQLVAIVSVIAFSFVLTWIIAKAVDLTVGFRARDEYGSVPGEEVERAYDFRTAERLGALVQGREGTSDSELVEQIGRLLKSREDAK
- a CDS encoding lipase maturation factor family protein, which translates into the protein MEWFTADGYWLSRLIFQRALAVVYLVAFLAAALQFRALIGERGMLPVPELLRRTHWREAPGLFRLHYSDRFFAAVAWSGCAISVALIAGLDGHLPLWGGMLLWALPWVLYLSIVQVGQVWYGFGWESLLLETGFLAVFLGTGDTTPPVLVLWLLRWLLFRVEFGAGLIKIRGDACWRRLTCLDFHHETQPMPGPLSWFFHRLPRPVHRVEAAANHVTQLLVPFLLFTPQPVASAAAGLMVITQLWLVLSGNFAWLNWLTITLALSAVDWRPIGGRPPALSAPPLWYEVAVIAVTALILVLSYRPARNLLSRRQVMNRSFDPLHLVNTYGAFGSISRLRLEVVVEGTADPVAHDGAHWREYGFRGKPGDPRRAARQFAPYHLRLDWMMWFAALSPAYARPWFGPFAERLLRNDRDTLRLLRHNPFPGTPPAHVRARVYHYRYTDWRELRATGRWWHRTYVREFMRPMARPVPRRTTRRP
- a CDS encoding DUF1990 family protein, coding for MTTFTYPEVGATRLGPLPSGYHHLHHRTRVGRGRSDFRAAGAAVTEWRMHRTSGARVNASAARAEAGGGVQVSLGLGPVRFTAPCEVVWTAYEKDRTGFGYGTLERHPERGEECFVVDLADDGTVWFTVMAFSRPASWYARLAGPLVPPVQLWYARRLGRTLRRIVAVS
- a CDS encoding DUF6777 domain-containing protein, whose translation is MARQTDTGRQAPPGPASRHLRRAMLAALSAGVLFAAGCGDGGDGAARGTPGTAEAAEVLLQPVAVAGPAPFTGSTARPAPAPSVTAKSTARPPGDVRRARAVSGAAPGLYGGTRSAAACDVEQQIRFLTTDRAKGRAFAGAAGIEPVQIPGYLRSLTPVVLRADVQVTSHGYEAGAATSFQSLLQSGTAVMVDSRGLPRVRCACGNPLDPPVVAKGRVAHRGEPWAGHDPSRVTVIRSSAQVITHLVIVDVADNTWIERPMGDGGGRDKVPDVPPPFEPGDDILPPSRPADPSGSADPTPSGGTGRTDCPAPARPGRDAGTAAPTGCPTGGDGDPDRDPVTPGMPTDTPTDLPPDGPGDPDPGHPADPVHPDGYPDGPAPVLPDGPAEPAAPEPFAG
- a CDS encoding SpoIIE family protein phosphatase, with the protein product MDDRVAGALSLPDDWPAHPDLSLALNRMGSFDWDLDSGLMHMDRPALDVFDLSPEEYDDRPESLAVRVPTDEGIRLDSMVSQALKSGSANYGVYFRIQRRDGTLRWTHTQGFVRRDPTGRPRRIIGIVRDATQELADSTARLEVDQDRRRRTSLVEGTTAALAHARTVKDVIDVLNNSQGLAHLGATSLVVGLLEAGRIHLVADGPDGAYVPGTRYTRTDEPYPMSEVVRTLTPRFIESAEDFAASYPLLWPSISHLGITSAAYLPLIAQARPIGALGLLYGDKEGFTADERNLMVALGSSIAQSLQRAMLYEQEHDLAEGLQQAMLPRRIPEVPGAQVAVRYRSARLARDIGGDWYDIIPLPGGRVGAVIGDVQGHDTHAAAVMGQLRIVLRAYAAEGHSPATVMARASVFLHELDTDRFATCSYAEADLTTGVVQLVRAGHVDPLVRDADGSCRRLPVEGGLPLGLSAEFGRLEYPVSTVELDPGQTLVLYTDGLVEMPGTDLDEGMQLLTAMVTNGPQHLQTLADQLCEAVDERGGEDDVAVLLLRRRAADAPQPGGRLQQHVAQNDPEALSSSRHMLRAAVRAWGAKDRADEIELAADELITNALMHTDGGAIVTIRVLAGPERRLRVDVEDRSSALPRRRDAGESGVSGRGLMLVDRLADVWGVESRGNGKCVWCEFLIPERL
- a CDS encoding wax ester/triacylglycerol synthase family O-acyltransferase, producing MGTELLAPLDLAFWHFESASHPMHLGALAVFSPSPGVTPQDILGLLGDRAAAIPRLRMCVRDVLLPVGGCAWAVDKNFDVHRHVRRLVLAEGDFMEQTTRLAGELMEQPLGRGLPPWRMYLIGGAGGGPFAVLVKLHHALADGMRAVAIGAGIFDEIAAVTGGRGAARRAPVPPRSWLPDPRDVVGTALGRIGEVGRALGVGASVVRAGRFGPRGATALTAPSSGTRRIATAELDAAAVRRIRRAEGGTANDVLLAVVAGALRRWMLERGEPLPAGDPRALVPVSRRRPGGAAVTGNLLSGYLLGLPVGESDGRERLRAVRTAMDRNKAAGPLKGAGAVAVLADRLPPLAHRLGAPLAAGAARMLFDVLVTSVPLPRSALSLGGCPLRALYPMAPLARGQSLAVALSTYGGRVQVGLVADGKALSDLDRLAAAVQEEFGELYALTVTSRTAALGGGESA